A window of the Rhizobium brockwellii genome harbors these coding sequences:
- a CDS encoding nucleoside hydrolase, translating to MGVWIDTDMGFDDIAAILVVVQSEFEIDGLSLVFGNTPLPQVRINAAGAASAFGWKFPIHTGRAMPVLGKLETAQAILGETGIPTSGKSLPKAAAPAESDAFAALCRWLERKGQHRILALGPLTNIAAVALARPDLAARITELVWMGGGVTSGNHTASAEFNALADPEALSIVIAHGLPLRMVDLDLCRKVLARPEDAEPVRNAGGANAELIADMLSGYIRIGTSRGRPAMAIYDPSAAVAFVAPDIVSFRPARIDVELQGALTRGRTVVETRATHATFNAQFAADIDADMARVIILTALVNEARK from the coding sequence ATGGGCGTCTGGATCGACACTGACATGGGCTTCGACGACATCGCCGCCATTCTGGTGGTGGTGCAGTCTGAATTCGAGATCGACGGTCTATCGCTGGTCTTCGGCAATACGCCGCTGCCGCAGGTGAGGATAAACGCCGCCGGCGCCGCCAGTGCCTTCGGCTGGAAATTCCCCATCCACACCGGCCGCGCCATGCCCGTGCTCGGCAAGCTCGAAACCGCTCAGGCGATCCTCGGTGAAACCGGCATCCCCACGTCAGGCAAGAGCCTGCCGAAGGCAGCAGCCCCTGCCGAAAGCGACGCCTTCGCAGCACTCTGCCGTTGGCTGGAGCGTAAAGGCCAGCACCGCATCCTGGCGCTTGGCCCGCTCACCAACATCGCCGCCGTGGCGCTTGCCCGGCCCGATCTTGCCGCCCGCATCACCGAACTCGTCTGGATGGGCGGCGGTGTCACATCAGGCAACCATACGGCCTCCGCCGAATTCAATGCGCTTGCTGATCCCGAGGCCCTGTCGATCGTCATCGCCCACGGCCTGCCGCTGCGCATGGTCGATCTCGACCTCTGCCGCAAGGTGCTGGCAAGACCCGAGGATGCCGAGCCGGTGCGCAATGCCGGCGGCGCCAATGCCGAACTCATCGCCGATATGCTCTCGGGTTATATCCGCATCGGCACCAGCCGCGGCCGCCCGGCCATGGCAATCTACGACCCTTCCGCCGCCGTCGCCTTCGTCGCTCCAGATATCGTCAGCTTCCGCCCCGCCCGTATCGACGTCGAGCTACAGGGCGCCTTGACCCGTGGGCGCACCGTTGTCGAGACCCGCGCCACGCATGCGACCTTCAATGCCCAATTCGCCGCCGACATCGATGCCGACATGGCGCGTGTCATCATTCTCACCGCTTTGGTCAACGAGGCCCGCAAATGA
- a CDS encoding adenine deaminase, with amino-acid sequence MNAIPRQEPADLNDPALRARAVAAARGDAPFDMLITGGRLLDAVTGLIRQADIGLVGALISSVHAPASRTDAAEVIDAAGSILTPGLIDTHMHIESSMVTPAAYASAVLPRGVTTIVWDPHEFGNVHGLDGVRWAIEAARSLPLRVILLAPSCVPSAPGLEQAGADFDASVIAEMLHSAAIGGVAEVMNMRGVIDGDPRMTDIVNAGLAAGKLVCGHARGLEGADLNAFMASGITSDHELTSGADLLAKLTAGLTIELRGSHDHLLKEFVEVLNGLGHLPPTVTLCTDDVFPDELQEGGGLDDVIRRLVRYGMKPEWAIRAATFNAAHRLQRSDLGLVAAGRRADIVLFEDLAEFRARLVISGGRIVARNGSMEAAVQQIDTAPLVNSVKLPPLTENDFRIPAKGERVRVATIDRPRFTQWGEAETEVRDGFVVPPAGSAMISVAHRHGKADATPRIGFLTGWGEWRGAFCTTVSHDSHNLTVFGGNAGDMALAANAVISAGGGMAVAKDGRIEALLPLPLSGLVTDTSLKDTALAFAGIRNAMEKIVDWKPPYRVFKACFGATLACNAGPHQTDRGIADVVTGKVLESPVLS; translated from the coding sequence ATGAACGCCATTCCGCGTCAAGAACCCGCCGATCTCAATGATCCCGCCTTGCGCGCCCGCGCCGTCGCTGCTGCGCGCGGCGATGCCCCCTTCGACATGCTGATCACCGGCGGCCGGCTGCTCGATGCGGTGACGGGCCTGATCCGGCAAGCCGATATCGGCCTCGTCGGCGCGCTGATATCAAGCGTCCATGCCCCGGCAAGCCGCACGGATGCCGCCGAGGTCATCGATGCTGCGGGCAGTATCCTGACACCCGGCCTGATCGACACGCACATGCATATCGAAAGTTCGATGGTGACACCCGCCGCATATGCGAGCGCCGTCTTGCCGCGCGGCGTCACCACGATCGTCTGGGATCCGCATGAATTCGGCAACGTCCATGGGCTCGACGGCGTGCGCTGGGCGATCGAGGCGGCGCGCAGCCTGCCGCTGCGCGTCATCCTGCTCGCGCCCTCCTGCGTGCCCTCCGCGCCGGGCCTGGAACAGGCCGGCGCCGATTTTGATGCCTCCGTCATCGCCGAGATGCTGCACTCCGCCGCCATCGGCGGCGTCGCCGAAGTCATGAACATGCGCGGCGTCATCGACGGCGATCCGCGCATGACTGATATCGTCAATGCCGGCCTTGCCGCCGGCAAGCTCGTCTGCGGCCACGCCCGTGGCCTCGAAGGCGCAGATCTCAACGCCTTCATGGCATCGGGCATCACCTCCGACCATGAATTGACCTCCGGCGCCGATCTCCTCGCCAAGCTTACCGCCGGCCTGACGATCGAACTGCGCGGCTCGCACGACCACCTGCTGAAGGAGTTCGTCGAGGTGCTGAACGGTCTCGGCCATCTGCCCCCGACCGTCACGCTCTGCACCGACGACGTCTTTCCCGACGAACTCCAGGAAGGCGGCGGCCTCGACGACGTCATCAGGCGCCTGGTGCGCTACGGCATGAAGCCGGAATGGGCCATCCGCGCCGCGACCTTCAACGCCGCACACCGTCTGCAGCGTTCCGATCTCGGCCTCGTCGCCGCCGGCCGCCGTGCCGATATCGTGCTCTTCGAAGACCTCGCGGAATTCCGGGCGCGGCTCGTCATATCAGGCGGCCGTATCGTTGCCCGCAACGGCAGCATGGAGGCGGCCGTCCAGCAGATTGATACGGCACCGCTTGTCAATTCGGTGAAGCTGCCGCCGCTGACCGAGAATGATTTCCGCATTCCGGCGAAGGGCGAGCGCGTCCGCGTCGCCACCATCGACCGCCCGCGCTTCACGCAATGGGGCGAGGCCGAAACCGAGGTCAGGGACGGTTTCGTCGTGCCGCCGGCCGGCAGCGCCATGATTTCAGTCGCCCATCGCCACGGCAAAGCAGATGCTACCCCGCGTATCGGCTTCCTCACCGGCTGGGGTGAATGGCGCGGCGCCTTCTGTACCACCGTTTCGCACGACAGCCACAACCTCACCGTCTTCGGCGGCAATGCGGGCGACATGGCGCTCGCCGCCAACGCTGTCATATCAGCCGGCGGCGGCATGGCGGTCGCCAAAGACGGCAGGATCGAGGCGCTCCTCCCGCTGCCGCTCTCCGGCCTGGTGACGGATACATCGCTGAAGGACACCGCCCTGGCCTTCGCCGGCATCCGCAACGCGATGGAAAAAATCGTCGACTGGAAACCACCCTATCGGGTCTTCAAGGCCTGCTTCGGCGCAACACTCGCCTGCAATGCCGGCCCGCACCAGACCGATCGTGGGATTGCCGATGTGGTGACCGGCAAGGTGCTGGAAAGTCCTGTTCTAAGTTAG
- a CDS encoding metal ABC transporter substrate-binding protein, which translates to MFYRERRSVLAGMIGVAFAAVLVAFPAVAQQTTNSKFKVVTTFTVIADMAKNVAGDAAIVESITKPGAEIHNYAPTPGDLQRAQGAQLIIWNGLNLERWFEKFFQNLHDVPGAVVSDGIEPMGISEGPYEGKPNPHAWMSPKNALIYVDNIRDAFAKYDPANAETYKANAEAYKQKIEATITPIRATLDKIPEDKRWLVSSEGAFSYLARDFGLKELYLWPINADQQGTPQQVRKVIDAVEENKIPTVFSESTVSDKPARQVARETGAHYGGVLYVDSLSEADGPVPTYIDLLRVTSDTVAKGLADGLSQ; encoded by the coding sequence ATGTTCTATAGGGAAAGACGGTCGGTCCTGGCCGGAATGATAGGGGTGGCATTTGCGGCCGTGCTGGTTGCCTTTCCCGCCGTTGCCCAACAGACAACCAATTCGAAGTTCAAGGTGGTGACGACCTTCACGGTGATTGCCGACATGGCAAAAAACGTGGCCGGTGATGCCGCGATCGTGGAATCGATCACCAAGCCGGGCGCGGAGATCCACAATTATGCGCCGACGCCGGGCGACCTCCAGCGGGCCCAAGGTGCACAGCTCATTATCTGGAACGGGCTCAATCTCGAGCGCTGGTTCGAAAAGTTCTTCCAGAACCTGCACGACGTCCCCGGTGCCGTCGTCTCCGATGGCATCGAACCGATGGGCATCTCGGAAGGCCCCTACGAAGGCAAGCCCAATCCCCATGCCTGGATGTCGCCGAAGAACGCCCTGATCTACGTCGACAATATCCGTGATGCTTTCGCAAAGTATGATCCGGCGAATGCGGAGACCTACAAGGCTAACGCCGAGGCCTACAAGCAGAAGATCGAAGCGACGATCACTCCAATCCGCGCCACCCTCGACAAAATTCCCGAGGACAAGCGCTGGCTGGTCTCGAGCGAGGGCGCCTTTTCCTATCTTGCACGCGATTTCGGGCTGAAGGAACTCTATCTCTGGCCGATCAATGCCGACCAGCAAGGCACGCCCCAACAGGTTCGCAAGGTGATCGATGCGGTCGAGGAAAACAAGATTCCAACCGTCTTCAGCGAAAGCACCGTTTCCGATAAACCGGCCCGGCAGGTGGCGCGCGAAACCGGCGCGCATTATGGCGGCGTACTCTATGTCGACTCGCTGAGCGAAGCCGACGGCCCGGTGCCAACCTATATCGATCTTCTGCGCGTGACCTCCGATACCGTTGCGAAGGGTCTCGCCGATGGGTTGTCGCAATGA
- a CDS encoding manganese/iron ABC transporter ATP-binding protein — translation MTVLNSLVRPASSDAGSGITVKDATVTYRNGHTALRDASFQIPTGTIAALVGVNGSGKSTLFKSIMGFVRLARGHIRVLGMPVEEALRKNLVAYVPQSEEVDWNFPVLVEDVVMMGRYGHMGMMRIPKAADHEAVASALARVAMSEFRKRQIGELSGGQRKRVFLARALAQDGRVILLDEPFTGVDVKTEDQIIKLLRELRDEGRVMLVSTHSLGSVPEFCDRTILIKGTVLAYGPTVETFTQENLEKAFGGVLRHFVLSEAQNGRPTSIGVIPDDERPLILQGGEATARRSDSVNGGRE, via the coding sequence ATGACCGTGCTTAACAGTCTTGTCCGCCCCGCATCCTCGGATGCGGGATCGGGGATCACGGTGAAGGATGCGACCGTCACTTACCGCAACGGACATACGGCCCTGAGGGATGCGAGCTTCCAGATCCCCACGGGCACGATCGCCGCGTTGGTCGGTGTCAACGGTTCAGGCAAGTCGACGCTCTTCAAGTCGATCATGGGTTTCGTGCGTCTCGCCAGGGGCCACATTCGCGTGCTTGGCATGCCGGTCGAAGAGGCGCTGCGCAAGAACCTCGTCGCCTATGTGCCGCAATCGGAAGAAGTCGACTGGAACTTCCCGGTGCTGGTCGAGGATGTCGTGATGATGGGCCGCTACGGCCACATGGGCATGATGCGCATCCCGAAGGCCGCAGACCACGAGGCAGTGGCGTCCGCGCTCGCCCGCGTCGCCATGAGCGAGTTTCGCAAGCGCCAGATCGGCGAACTCTCCGGCGGCCAGAGGAAGCGGGTCTTCTTGGCGCGCGCACTGGCGCAGGACGGCCGGGTCATTCTGCTCGATGAACCCTTTACCGGCGTCGACGTAAAAACCGAGGACCAGATCATCAAGCTCCTGCGCGAACTGCGGGATGAAGGCCGCGTCATGCTGGTCTCCACTCACAGTCTCGGCTCCGTGCCGGAGTTCTGCGACCGGACCATCCTGATCAAGGGCACGGTGCTCGCCTACGGCCCGACCGTCGAGACTTTTACGCAGGAAAATCTGGAAAAGGCATTTGGCGGCGTGCTGCGACATTTCGTGTTGAGCGAAGCGCAGAACGGCAGGCCAACGTCGATCGGCGTCATACCCGATGATGAGCGCCCGCTGATCCTGCAGGGTGGCGAAGCGACTGCCCGGAGGTCCGATAGTGTCAACGGGGGCCGGGAATGA
- the sitC gene encoding iron/manganese ABC transporter permease subunit SitC, protein MIADLLQPFTYEYMLNAMWVSALVGSVCAFLSCYLMLKGWSLIGDALSHAIVPGVAGAYMLGLPFSIGAFFSGGLAAAAMLFLNQRTRLKEDAIIGLIFSSFFGLGLFMVSLKPMAVNIQTIVLGNILAITPEDTLQLAIIGFVSLTVLLVKWKDLMVTFFDESHARSIGLNPTALKVIFFTLLSASTVAALQTVGAFLVICMVVTPGATAYLLTDRFPRLLVIAVIIGSMTSFVGAYASYFLDGATGGIIVVLQTAIFLIAFFFAPKHGMLAARRRAAQALEAAP, encoded by the coding sequence ATGATAGCCGACCTCCTGCAACCCTTCACCTACGAATACATGCTCAATGCCATGTGGGTGTCCGCCCTTGTCGGCAGCGTCTGCGCTTTCCTCTCCTGTTATCTGATGCTGAAAGGCTGGTCGCTGATCGGCGACGCGCTCTCGCACGCGATCGTTCCCGGCGTTGCCGGCGCCTATATGCTTGGACTTCCCTTTTCGATCGGAGCCTTCTTTTCCGGAGGGCTCGCTGCCGCAGCGATGCTTTTCCTCAACCAGCGCACCAGGCTGAAGGAAGATGCCATCATCGGCCTGATCTTCTCCTCCTTCTTCGGGCTGGGCCTGTTCATGGTTTCGCTCAAGCCTATGGCGGTCAACATCCAGACGATCGTGCTCGGCAACATTCTCGCCATCACGCCCGAGGATACGCTGCAACTCGCCATCATCGGCTTCGTGTCGCTCACCGTCCTGCTCGTCAAATGGAAGGACCTGATGGTCACTTTCTTCGATGAGAGCCATGCCCGATCGATCGGTCTCAATCCGACCGCTCTCAAGGTCATTTTCTTCACGCTGCTGTCTGCCTCCACCGTCGCGGCGCTGCAGACCGTCGGTGCATTCCTCGTCATCTGCATGGTGGTGACGCCCGGAGCGACCGCCTATCTGCTGACCGACCGCTTCCCGCGGCTGCTTGTGATCGCGGTCATCATCGGATCGATGACCAGTTTCGTCGGCGCTTATGCGAGTTACTTCCTCGATGGCGCGACAGGCGGCATCATCGTCGTGCTGCAGACGGCAATCTTCCTGATCGCGTTCTTCTTCGCACCCAAACACGGCATGCTGGCGGCGCGCAGACGCGCCGCGCAGGCGCTGGAGGCAGCGCCATGA
- a CDS encoding metal ABC transporter permease, translating into MNMVETLLSPFQFGFMVNALVISVLVAIPMALLSCFLVLKGWSLMGDAISHAVFPGVVIAYIVGIPFAIGAFVAGMFCAIATGFLKDNSRIKQDTVMGIVFSGMFGLGLVLYVKIQSDVHLDHILFGDMLGVSWRDIGQSAVIAAITAVILGVKWKDFLLHAFDPAQARAVGLRINLLHYGLLALISLTIVGALQAVGIILSIAMLIAPGAIAFLLTRKFSTMLLLSVAIAVIGSFVGVYLSFFIDSAPAPTIVLVLAIGFVCAFIHATRGTARVEESPMD; encoded by the coding sequence ATGAACATGGTCGAGACGCTTCTTTCGCCTTTCCAGTTCGGCTTCATGGTCAATGCGCTGGTGATCTCGGTGCTGGTCGCAATCCCGATGGCGCTGTTGTCCTGCTTCCTGGTTCTGAAAGGCTGGTCTCTGATGGGAGACGCCATCAGCCACGCCGTCTTTCCCGGCGTTGTCATCGCCTATATCGTCGGCATACCCTTCGCGATCGGCGCCTTCGTGGCCGGCATGTTTTGCGCTATCGCCACCGGTTTCCTGAAAGATAACAGCCGTATCAAACAGGATACGGTGATGGGCATCGTCTTCTCCGGCATGTTCGGGCTCGGACTGGTTCTTTATGTGAAGATCCAGTCCGACGTGCATCTCGACCACATCCTGTTCGGCGACATGCTCGGTGTCTCCTGGCGCGACATCGGGCAGTCGGCCGTCATCGCTGCGATTACAGCTGTCATTCTTGGTGTGAAATGGAAGGACTTCCTGCTGCACGCCTTCGACCCCGCCCAGGCGAGAGCGGTGGGCCTCAGGATCAACCTGCTGCATTACGGCCTTCTCGCCCTCATCTCGCTGACGATCGTCGGCGCCTTGCAGGCGGTAGGCATCATCCTTTCGATCGCCATGCTGATTGCGCCGGGAGCCATCGCCTTCCTGCTCACCCGCAAGTTCAGCACGATGCTGCTCCTCTCCGTCGCCATTGCCGTGATCGGTTCCTTTGTCGGCGTCTACCTGTCCTTCTTCATCGACAGCGCGCCGGCGCCGACCATTGTGCTTGTGCTGGCGATCGGCTTCGTGTGCGCCTTCATCCATGCCACGCGCGGGACAGCAAGGGTTGAGGAATCGCCGATGGATTGA
- a CDS encoding M20 aminoacylase family protein: protein MSIPARIKDDLPFLTALRRDLHAHPELGFEEERTAGIVARLLEEAGITVHRGLGGTGVVGMLQLGNGKRRIGLRADMDALAMPEMAERPYKSTVPGKMHACGHDGHTAMLLGAARHLAATRDFSGTVHFIFQPAEEGRGGARRMVEEGLFTLFPCDAVYGLHNMPGLAVDEIAVVEGSQLASSDSWRMTFRGTGTHGAKPHLGRDPITAAGTFLSSLQTIVGRVVDPLQPAVVSACFLQAGDPKALNVIPDIVEIGGTARAYSPNVRDQLETEIGRLAHGTAAMYGIAVDYVFERRIPPVINDADATARALAVAGSVFGGKVQTSFPPSTAGDDFAFFAQNAPGCYVWLGNGPAVDGALHHNTAYDFNDEALGYGAAYWVALVERELKV, encoded by the coding sequence ATGAGCATTCCCGCCCGGATCAAGGACGATCTGCCGTTTCTGACCGCCTTGCGCCGCGACCTGCATGCCCATCCCGAACTCGGTTTCGAGGAGGAGCGCACCGCCGGCATCGTTGCGAGGCTTCTCGAGGAAGCCGGCATCACGGTGCATCGCGGTCTCGGCGGCACCGGCGTGGTCGGCATGCTGCAGCTCGGCAACGGCAAACGCAGGATCGGGCTGCGCGCCGACATGGATGCGCTCGCCATGCCTGAAATGGCGGAGCGGCCCTATAAATCGACCGTGCCCGGAAAGATGCATGCCTGCGGCCATGACGGTCATACGGCGATGCTGCTTGGCGCCGCGCGGCATCTTGCGGCAACGCGGGATTTTTCCGGCACGGTGCATTTCATCTTCCAGCCGGCCGAGGAAGGGCGAGGCGGAGCAAGGCGCATGGTCGAGGAGGGGCTGTTCACGCTTTTCCCCTGCGATGCCGTCTATGGGCTGCATAACATGCCCGGGCTTGCGGTCGATGAGATCGCCGTGGTCGAGGGGTCGCAGCTTGCCTCCTCCGACAGCTGGCGCATGACCTTCCGTGGGACCGGCACGCACGGCGCCAAGCCGCATCTCGGCCGCGATCCGATCACGGCCGCCGGCACCTTCCTGTCATCACTGCAGACGATCGTCGGACGGGTGGTCGACCCGCTGCAGCCGGCCGTCGTCAGCGCCTGTTTCCTGCAGGCGGGCGACCCGAAGGCGCTGAACGTCATTCCTGATATCGTCGAGATCGGTGGGACGGCGCGGGCCTATTCACCCAATGTGCGCGACCAGTTGGAGACCGAGATCGGACGATTGGCGCATGGCACTGCGGCCATGTACGGAATTGCTGTGGACTATGTATTCGAGCGGCGGATTCCGCCTGTCATCAATGACGCGGATGCGACCGCACGGGCGCTGGCAGTGGCCGGCTCGGTCTTCGGCGGGAAGGTGCAGACAAGCTTTCCCCCGTCGACGGCAGGCGACGATTTCGCCTTCTTCGCCCAGAACGCGCCGGGCTGTTACGTCTGGCTCGGCAACGGCCCGGCAGTGGATGGGGCTCTGCATCACAACACGGCCTATGATTTCAACGATGAAGCGCTGGGATATGGGGCGGCCTATTGGGTGGCGCTGGTCGAGCGAGAATTGAAGGTTTGA
- a CDS encoding tripartite tricarboxylate transporter permease, protein MDLFSNLALGFATAGTPENLFFCLIGVLLGTLIGVLPGIGATATIAMLLPITFQLEPVSSLIMLAGIYYGAQYGGSTTAILINMPGESSSAVTAIDGYQMARKGRAGAALAIAALGSFFAGTVSTFLVAIFAPPLTAIALQFGSAEYFSLMIVGLVSSIALAHGSVVKALAMVALGLLLGLVGTDIYTGTPRFTLGIREYADGLNFVALAVGVFGVAEILRNLEGESTRTVLMAKVTGLLPSRQEFKEMIAPVIRGTAIGSALGILPGGGAILASFASYTVEKRMSKTPEEFGKGAVAGVAGPESANNAGAQTSFIPLLTLGIPANPVMALMVGAMIIQGIVPGPNVATEQPALFWGIIASMWIGNLMLVILNLPLIGLWVKLLTVPYYVLFPIIMAFCSIGVYSVNANVYDLYAVSFFGLIGYVLAKLRCEPAPLLLGFVLGPLLEENLRRAMILSRGDPTTFVTRPISATLLAIAVAVLIVVFLPSVKKKREEVFVEEA, encoded by the coding sequence ATGGATCTTTTCAGCAATCTTGCGCTCGGCTTTGCAACAGCCGGCACTCCGGAAAACCTGTTCTTCTGCCTGATCGGCGTGCTGCTCGGCACGCTGATTGGCGTGCTGCCCGGGATCGGCGCCACGGCGACGATCGCCATGCTTTTGCCGATCACCTTCCAGCTCGAACCGGTTTCCTCGCTGATCATGCTCGCCGGCATCTATTACGGCGCCCAGTATGGCGGCTCGACGACGGCGATCCTGATCAACATGCCGGGCGAATCCTCCTCGGCCGTCACCGCGATCGACGGCTACCAGATGGCCCGCAAGGGCAGGGCGGGGGCAGCGCTTGCAATCGCGGCGCTCGGCTCGTTCTTCGCCGGTACCGTGTCAACCTTCCTGGTCGCGATCTTCGCGCCGCCGCTCACCGCAATCGCGCTGCAATTCGGCTCGGCGGAATATTTCTCGCTGATGATCGTCGGCCTCGTTTCCTCGATCGCTCTCGCGCATGGTTCTGTCGTCAAGGCGCTGGCGATGGTGGCGCTCGGGCTGCTACTCGGCCTCGTCGGCACCGACATCTATACCGGCACACCGCGCTTCACGCTCGGCATCCGTGAATATGCCGACGGGCTGAACTTCGTGGCGCTTGCCGTCGGCGTGTTCGGGGTGGCCGAAATCCTGCGCAACCTCGAGGGCGAGTCGACACGCACGGTGCTGATGGCCAAGGTCACCGGCCTTTTGCCGTCCCGCCAGGAATTCAAGGAGATGATCGCACCGGTCATTCGCGGTACGGCGATCGGTTCGGCGCTCGGCATCCTGCCGGGCGGTGGCGCCATCCTTGCCTCCTTCGCCTCCTATACGGTGGAAAAGCGGATGTCGAAGACGCCGGAGGAATTCGGCAAGGGTGCGGTTGCCGGCGTCGCAGGGCCGGAATCGGCAAACAATGCCGGCGCGCAGACCTCGTTCATTCCGCTGCTGACGCTCGGCATTCCCGCCAACCCCGTGATGGCGCTGATGGTCGGGGCGATGATCATCCAGGGCATCGTGCCCGGTCCGAACGTCGCCACCGAGCAGCCGGCGCTGTTCTGGGGCATCATCGCCTCGATGTGGATCGGCAACCTGATGCTGGTCATCCTCAACCTGCCGCTGATCGGGCTCTGGGTGAAGCTCTTGACCGTGCCCTACTACGTGCTCTTCCCGATCATCATGGCCTTCTGCTCGATCGGGGTCTACAGCGTCAACGCCAACGTCTACGATCTCTACGCCGTCTCCTTCTTCGGGCTTATCGGCTACGTGCTGGCGAAGCTTCGCTGCGAACCCGCGCCGCTTCTGCTCGGCTTCGTGCTTGGGCCTCTACTCGAAGAGAACCTCCGGCGCGCGATGATCCTGTCGCGCGGCGATCCGACCACCTTCGTCACGCGGCCGATCAGCGCCACTCTTCTCGCCATTGCGGTCGCCGTGCTGATCGTCGTCTTCCTGCCGAGCGTCAAGAAGAAGCGCGAGGAGGTGTTCGTCGAGGAGGCGTAG
- a CDS encoding tripartite tricarboxylate transporter TctB family protein — MKSISFDTTNAICGALFIATGAFFAIQSLGLDLGTAVRMGPGYFPLVLAAVLVLLGAIIFIQALRVEGEPIDAFAWRGMLFILPAPVFFGLTVRGLGFAPSLFLTAFIACFASQKMNVFLAIVLSLLLTIFSVGVFSYGLGLPFERFGPWVRF; from the coding sequence ATGAAATCCATCAGTTTCGATACCACCAATGCGATTTGCGGCGCGCTTTTCATCGCGACCGGCGCTTTCTTCGCCATCCAGTCGCTGGGGCTCGACCTCGGCACGGCAGTGCGCATGGGGCCCGGTTATTTTCCGCTGGTGCTTGCCGCGGTGCTCGTGCTTCTCGGCGCGATCATCTTCATTCAGGCCCTCCGCGTCGAGGGCGAGCCGATCGACGCGTTTGCCTGGCGCGGCATGCTCTTCATCCTGCCGGCACCGGTATTCTTCGGGCTGACGGTGCGCGGTCTGGGATTTGCACCGTCACTGTTCCTCACCGCCTTCATCGCCTGCTTCGCATCGCAAAAGATGAACGTATTCCTCGCGATCGTGCTGTCGCTGCTGCTGACGATCTTTTCGGTTGGGGTCTTCAGCTACGGGCTCGGGCTGCCGTTCGAGCGCTTCGGCCCCTGGGTCCGGTTCTAG
- a CDS encoding tripartite tricarboxylate transporter substrate-binding protein has product MKILKAMLGLTAAAAVSLLAAAASAQTYPERTITMVVPFAAGGPTDTVARLVAESMSKDLGQQIVVENVGGAGGTLGAGRVASADPDGYTILLHHIGMATSATLYRKLAYDTLGAFDYVGLVTEVPMTIVARKDMEPTDLKGLIDYIKANKDKVTVANAGIGAASHLCGMMFMSAIQTPLTTVPYKGTGPAMTDLLGGQVDVMCDQTTNTTKQIQGGTIKAYAVTSPKRLDVMKDIPTAVEAGLPGFEVGIWHGIYTPKGTPAEINERLSKSLQVALKDPNVGARFAELGTAPSSDADATPAALKAKLESEIVRWKTVIEAAGEYAD; this is encoded by the coding sequence ATGAAAATTCTGAAGGCCATGCTCGGCCTGACCGCGGCTGCCGCGGTCTCTCTTCTCGCCGCCGCCGCTTCGGCGCAGACCTATCCCGAGCGCACCATCACCATGGTCGTGCCGTTTGCGGCCGGCGGCCCGACGGATACCGTTGCGCGCCTGGTCGCCGAATCCATGTCGAAGGATCTCGGCCAGCAGATCGTCGTCGAAAATGTCGGCGGCGCCGGCGGCACGCTCGGCGCCGGCCGCGTGGCGAGTGCCGATCCCGACGGCTACACCATACTGCTGCACCATATCGGCATGGCGACCAGCGCCACGCTCTACCGCAAGCTCGCCTACGACACGCTCGGCGCCTTCGACTATGTCGGCCTCGTCACCGAGGTGCCGATGACGATCGTTGCCCGCAAGGACATGGAGCCGACCGACCTCAAGGGGCTGATCGACTACATCAAGGCCAACAAGGACAAGGTGACGGTGGCCAATGCCGGCATCGGTGCGGCTTCGCATCTCTGCGGCATGATGTTCATGAGCGCCATCCAGACGCCGCTGACGACCGTTCCCTACAAGGGCACCGGCCCTGCCATGACCGATCTGCTCGGCGGCCAGGTCGACGTCATGTGCGACCAGACGACCAACACGACGAAGCAGATCCAGGGCGGCACGATCAAGGCCTATGCCGTGACCTCGCCCAAACGGCTCGACGTGATGAAGGACATTCCGACGGCCGTCGAAGCCGGGCTGCCGGGTTTCGAAGTCGGTATCTGGCACGGCATCTATACGCCGAAGGGTACGCCGGCTGAGATCAACGAACGTCTGTCGAAGTCGCTGCAGGTGGCGCTGAAGGATCCAAATGTCGGCGCCCGCTTCGCCGAGCTCGGCACTGCGCCATCCTCCGACGCCGATGCGACGCCGGCGGCGCTGAAGGCCAAGCTCGAAAGCGAGATCGTCCGCTGGAAAACGGTGATCGAGGCCGCCGGCGAATATGCCGACTGA